The genomic stretch CCTATTGTTTCTTTACGTACAGCCAAATTTAAATTCGAATTCCCCGCTTCTTGCAGCGCGGTATGAATTTTGGTTTTTCGCATAGGAGCGACGTAGTCGCGTTTCATAAAAGACCGGGCGCCCTCCATCCGGAGGGCGCCCGGTCTTTTATTTTTATTGGCTGTAGAGCACCGCCAGAATGGTGGCTTCGCCCTTCTTGGCCTGTATCAGGTGCGGTGTGGTGGAAAGGTAGTAAACACTGTCGCCGGGTTCCAGATCGAAGGCATCGGTGCCGATCTTAAGGTTGACCACCCCCTGGAGGACGTGGATGAACTCCTCGCCCGCGTGCACGGACATCTCTTCGTCCGGGTTTTCCTTGAGTTCCACGATCAGTGCCTCCATGTGGCGTCCCTTGACGTCGGGCGCAAGGCTCATGTAGGTGTAGACCTCCTGGCTGCCTTTTTTGGCGGTTGAGCGGCTGATTTTTACCTTTTCGTTCTTGCGGGTGACCGAGTAAAGCCGGTCCCCCTGGCCCGAAACGATTCTGCCGAAGGCGCTGTCCAGGGCCTTGGACAGTTTTATGGAGGTCCCCAACTGGGGCTGGGCCCCGCCCTTTTCGATGGCCTCGAGAAAATCCACGTCGAACCCGGTCATTTTGGAAAGTTCCTCCAGGGAAAGCCCTTTTTCCTGCCTCAAAACGCTGATCCGATCGCCGACGCTTTCGACAGGGGTGTCGCCGGCCATGGAAATTTCACCGGTCAGGTCTTCAAAGTAATCCACGTTGATAGGCGGTTTGCGGTCGTTTTGTCCCATTTTCAAATCTCCTCACAGGCTTGGTGGTCCGATGATGATCGATTGTTGTGTTCTGCTTGCCTTTGCCGGTGGCAAAAAAATGTCTGCCGCTACAGGCACCTAGCCCCGATGTGCCGCGATATCACGATGCGCTGTACCTCCGAGGTGCCCTCGCCGATGTCCAGCAGTTTCTGGTCTCTGTAGAAGCGTTCCACGTCGTACTCGCGCATGAGTCCGTATCCGCCGTGGATTTGAACGGCGTGGTTGGCACAGCGGTACATCAGCTCGGAACAGTAGAGTTTGGCCATGGCGGCTTCTTTGGAAAAAGCCATGTCGTTGTCGCGCAGCCAGCAGGCCTTGTACAAAAGGAGCCGGGCGCATTCCAGTTCAACGGCCATGTCGGCCAACTTGAAAGCATTGGCCTGAAAGTTGGCTATGGGGCGTCCGAACTGCTCCCTCTCGTTGCTGTACTTCAGCGCCAGGTCGAAACACCCCTGGGCGCCTCCCAGGCCCATGGCGCCGATGGAGAGGCGGCCGCCGTCGAGGGTCTGCATCATCTGGTGAAAGCCGTGACCCCGGGTGCCCAGAAGGTTTTTCCTGGGAACCCGGCAGTCTTCGAAAAACAGCTCGCTGGTGTTGGACGCCCGCCACATCATCTTGTCGTGCATCACGCGGGCGGTATATCCCGGCGTGCCTGTTTCCACCAGGATGCAGGACAACTCGGGTTTGCCGTCTTCGCGGGTTCCGGTTTTGCACAGCACCGTCACCCCGGCCGAAATGTCGGTGGAGGCATTGGTGATGAAAATCTTGCTGCCGTTGATGACCCACTCGTCGCCGTCCAGGACGGCGGTGGTGCTCGAGTTGGCCGCATCGGAGCCCGCGTTGGGTTCGGTCAGGCCGAAACCCCACAGGGTTTCCCCGCGGCAGAGTTTGGGCAGGTACTTTTTTTTCTGTTCCTCGCTGCCGAAATAGTAAAGCGGGCCGATGCCCAGTGAGTTCCCCGCCGCGACCGTGGCGGCATGGGAGCCGTCCACCCGGGCGATCTCCTCGGTGGCGATGATGTAGGACACGTAGTCCATCCCCTGTCCGCCGTAGGCTTCGGACACGAAAATGCCGAAGAGGCCCAGTTCGGCCATTTTTTGCATGGTGTCGTAGGAAAAGGTTTCCTGCTTGTCGAGTTCGCAGGCGACCGGTTTGATTTCGTTTTCGGCAAAGCCCCTCACCGAGTCTCTCAGGATTTCTTCGTCAGTTGAAAGCGTGAACTCCATGGCGGCTCCTTATATGATGGCGGTTATCACACGGTTAGCGGTTTGGTCGTTTCGTATGGGCCCGTTCTTACGGTACGTCGATCTATTTCGAAATAATTTTATCCCAAACCTGATTCGACTTAGGTCAACGTTGCAACGCCGGGGTTTATGCCAACCATGTCATATGCATAAATGGAAATGAAGCGGTTGTCAATGACGCTCAGCACTGCGCCGGGTTCAGGCCGGGGCTTTTCAGGGCTGTTGACACAAGCGGTGCTTCAAATGCGTGTAGCGTTTCTTGACCTTGTCGTTGCCGACCCCCATGCCCATGGCCCTGCGGGTACCGATGAGCACCACCAGGCTTTTCCCCCGGGTGACGGCGGTGTAGATCAGGTTGCGCTGCAGCAGCAGGTAGTGCTGGGTGAGAACGGGCATCACCACGGCGGGGTATTCGGAACCCTGCGACTTGTGCACCGAAATGGCGTAGGCCAGGACGATTTCGTCCAGTTCGGAAAAATCGTAGGGGATCGCCACGCCGTCGAAGGCGATTACCGCCTGCTGATCCACCGGATAGATGGCGGCGATCCTGCCGATGTCGCCGTTGAAGACCATTTTGTCATAGTTGTTCTTGATCTGCATCACCTTGTCACCGATGCGAAAGGTGACGTTGCCGCGGCTGAGGCCCATGCTTTCCGGCGTCAGAGCGCTCTGCAGGGTGTGGTTCAGGTTGACCGCCCCCACAACGCCTTTGTGCATGGGCGTCAGCACCTGGATATCCTCCAAAGGGTCCAGGCCGAAACGCCGGGGAATGCGTTTAGACACCATTTCCAGAATCAAGGCCAGGACTCGGTTCGGGTCTTCCTGTTCGATAAAGTAAAAATCGCTGTGCCGGTCGTCGTCCCCGGGGGGGGAGAGGCAGGGGACCACGCCGTTGTTGATGGCGTGGGCGTTCGTGATGATTTTGCTTTCCCGGGCCTGCCGGAAAATTTCGGACAGGGTGATCACCGGGAATGCTTTCGCCCCGATAATGTCGTTGAGCACATTTCCGGCGCCCACTGAGGGCAGTTGGTTGACGTCGCCCACCAGGATCAGCGCCGCGTGATCGGGCACCGCCTTGAGCAGGTGATGCATGAGGATGGTGTCGATCATGGAGGCTTCATCGATGATCAAGAGGTCGCAGGCCAGCGGGTTGTTTTCGTTTTTCTGAAAACCGCCGTTCTGCATACTGAATTCCAGCAGGCGATGGATGGTTTTGGCCGGGTGCCCGGAGGTTTCCTGCATGCGCTTGGCTGCGCGGCCGGTGGGGGCTGCCAGCAGGGTCTCGACGCCGCACCTGGCAACGATTTTCAACAGGGCGTTGATGATGGTGGTTTTGCCGGTGCCGGGGCCGCCGGTGACGACCATGACCTTGGCCGTGAGCGCGAGGCCGACGGCCCTGGCCTGACTGCGGGCCAGGCGTATGGACAGCTTTTTTTGCACCCACGCCAATGCTTTCCCGGCATCGACCGGTTTGACGGCCCGGGGGACGCGCATCAGCCGGTCGAGTTTTTCGGCGATCCGGGTTTCGCACAGATGGTATTTGGCCAGATACACGGCCTTGTTGCGGCGCGGCCGGTTTCCTTTGGTTTGGAGCAGGTCTTCGACGACGATTTTTTCAAACGACGCCAGCACGCCCAGGGCGTGGACAAGGACGTCACGGTCGACTTTCAGCATATCGCCGCACCGCCGGACCAGCTTTTCATAGGGGTAGTAGACATGCCCCTCGTCGGCGAGTTTGTGCAGCACATAGAGGATGCCGGCTTCGGCTCTCTGGGGTGAATCCTTGGGAAAACCCATTTTTTCGGCGATGCCGTCGGCGATGACAAAGCCGATGCCGAAGATGTCCATGGCCAGGCGGAAGGGATTCTCCCTGACCACGCTGATGGAGCGGTCGCCGTAGTGTTTGAAAATTTTAGTGGCGTAGCCGGAGCTGACCCCGTGGGACTGCAGGAAGAGCATGACGTCACGAATTTCCTTCTGATCCTGCCAGGCCTTGCGAATCATGGCGATACGCTTTTTGCCGATGCCGTCGACGCCGGCAAGCCTTTCGGCCTGGTGTTCGATGACGTCGAGGGTGTCCTTGCCGAACTTTCTTACGATGCGGTCGGCCATTTTGGGTCCCAGCCCCTTGATGAGTCCGGATCCCAGATATTTCCGGATACCATAGACCGTGGCCGGCACGGTGGTTTTGTAGCTCGTGACTTTGAACTGTTCGCCGTAGGAGGGGTGACGGGTCCACTCCCCGGTCATTTTCAGGATTTCACCGGGGGTCGGGGAGATCATGCTGCCCACAACGGTTACCAGGTCACGCTGGCCAAACACCTTGACCCTGGCAACGGTGTAGCCCGTTTCCTCACTGGTGTAGGTGATTCTTTCAATCTGGCCGGTTAGGTCCATAGTAATGCGTTTTACGTTTTAGGTGTTAGCTCTTATGCGGCTTACAGGGCTTGGCTTCAAATGGCCGGCAGGCACCCGGGTATGCTGTCGGCCGCTTGTTTCAAATTGACACTTACCACTTAAAACATAAAACCTAAAACGGCTATTGTGTCAACATATAGTGTTTTTTTATTGACAATTGCCCCATATATTGAGCATTATGGGATGCAATCAGGGAAATAAATTTAGACGCGGCATCAAAAGACCCACGCACATGAACCGCAGAAGTTTCATTTGGAAAGGTTTGCTGGCCCTGGGTGGATTTTTATCCGGTTACGGTGGATTGGGCTCGGTGCCGGCCGGGGCTGCTTCCCTCACCGGGCGTTGCACCGGAGGGCGGAACCGCCGGTCGCGCATGGCCCTGATCATCGACGACATCGGCCAAAGCCGTGCCCGCGCCCGCCAATTTCTCGATCTCGACGTTGTGCTGACCTTCTCCATTCTGCCGCATCTGCCCTATTCGGACCAACTGGCCCGCGAAATGCACGGGATCGGATACGAGGTCATGCTCCATCAGCCCATGGAACCCTACAGCGCTGCCTGCGACCCCGGACCCGGGGCTCTGTTTGTCGGTGACGGCAGCCGGCGGATAGCGCGGGTCATGGAAGGGAACATTCGCACGCTGCCACAAGCGGTCGGTGTCAACAATCACATGGGATCGCGGTTTACGGAAAGCGCTGAAGATATAGGCGCCGCACTGAAGATCGTCAAAAAGAACGGGCTGTTTTTCGTGGACAGCTGCACCACGAATCACTCCAAAGCGCGCGCCATGGCCAGATCCTTCGATATCCCCGCCCTGTCCCGGCGCGTTTTCCTGGACAACGTCCGGGAGGAGTCGGCAGTGCTGCGGGAACTGTACCGGGTCAAACGGCACGCTCTCCGCAAGGGGCGGGTCGTCGCTATCGGTCACCCCTTTCCCGAAACCGCCCGGGCTATCCGGCGTTTTGCCATGGATGCCGACAACACCGATATCCGGCTGGTGAGTGTTTCGGGCCTGATGCAATCCCCCTGACATCGAGCCGCCGCCGTGGGCGCTGTCCGGCGCACCGGCTTACCTCACCGGTGCAACGCCGAGGCCTATTGGTGGGCCTTGCGAATTTCGGCTTCGATCATCTGCTGAAGACTCTGCATGCCGCGGTTTTTCACCCGCTTGCCATTTAAAAAAACGGTCGGTGTGCCGCGCACGTCCGCGGTTCGGCCGTTGTTTAGATCCCTGGAAATCAACGCGGCGATTTCCGGCGATTTTCTGTCGGCTTCGAATTTAATAAGGTCCAGGTTGAGTTCCGTGGCGATTTCCTTCAGTTTTTCTTCATTCAGAGATCTGAAGTTTTTAAAAAGCAAGGCATGGAATTCCGGGAATTTACCCTGCTTGTCGGCGGCCAGGGCCGCGGTGGCGGCTTGCCTGGAGAACTTGTGGCTCGACAGGGGAAACATTTTAACGACCACCCTGACATTATCGGGATATTTTTCCAGCAACTGCCGGAATAGCGCTTCGAGTCGCGCGCAGTAAGGTCACTGGTAGTCGTCGAACACTGCAAGCGTAACCGGTGCATCCGGATTGCCTATGACGGGGGAACCCTCAGTGGATATCTCGCTGACCAGGTCGATGCGAACCATTTTGACCCGTTGATCGTCTTTGCTGCTCAGAATCAGGAGATCCAGATCCTCGGCGAATGTCAGGCTGTCGAAATGGCTCCCCACTGTAATCCGGTTGACCGGTTCGTTTCCCATGTTGGAATAGACCAGTACTTGGCCGGGGGTGAGAATGAACATCAGTTTGCCGTCCGGCGATGTATCCACATCCAACGGCGGCTGTTGGAGATCGAACTGTTTCAGGGTCGTCGCTTCGATGTCGAGGGCTGCGGCGTGACCATTGGCCGTCAACAGCAACGCCGTCATTATGATCAGACAGAAGCATGGAGCGGTTTTGAATTTCAACGTATTTTCCTCCTGATTCGCGGTTAAAAGATAGCGGAGAAATCGCGTTTCACATTTCCTGCACAACAGGGAACGTTTTTATATGATAGAGGGCTGATGGGTCAAACACAAATTGTTCCATGCTTGATAATCTGGTGATTATCTATTAATATCTGCGATGCCCTTAGGCGTTTTGGCAATTGGCATATAGTGTTTGTCAGAATAGCGTTCCGTGTGCCAATCCAATGTTGAAACGGAACATATGTATGACAAATGCATATAGATGCTTAATTCAGGGACTGAACTCATGGGTTACGTGTTCGACTTCAACGATGCGGTGGCTTACGACCGGTGGGTAAACAATCCCCGCACCCACAAAACAGCGCGGCTGGAAAACCGGCTGATGACGGACATGCTGAAACCGATCAAGGGGGAAACCCTCCTGGATATCGGTTGCGGCACCGGTGCGAGTCTGCACCCCTTTCTCGAGCTCGGTTTGTCCGTGACGGGCATCGACCCCTCGCCGTACATGCTGGATGTTTCGGCGCGTAATTACGGCGATCGGGTGGACCTTTACCGGGGGATCGCCGAGGACCTGCCTTTCGAAGACAACTCTTTCAATCACGCCAGCCTGGTGACCACCCTGGAATTCGTAGACGATCCCCTCAAAGCCCTCGAAGAGGCGTGCCGGGTGGCGAAAGACAGGATCTTTGTGGGGGTGCTGAACCGCTACGCTTTCAAAGGGGTCCAGCGGCGCCTGCAGGGCATTTTCAGTCACACCATATACAACCGTGCCAGATTTTTCAGCGTTTGGGAAGTCAAGCAAATGTTCCGGGACCTGTTGGGGCGTGACATCCCCGTGTCATGGAGAACGGTAAGTCAACTTCCGGCCACAACCGGTGAGGCGGCCATGAAATTCGAGACTTCCGGCATTGTTCAACGGTTTCCATTCGGGGCTTTTGCAGGCATTGTCGTGACCCTGGTTCCCAGATTCAAAACCAGGCCCCTGATCGTCCGCCACCATGCCAAATCCGGTGCGGCGACGTGATTCGATCTGATCCTCGGAGCCGGGTCAGAGGTATTTGGTTGAACCGGTAACAGCAATGGGTCAACTCTATCGGGAGAATAAGAATGGAAGCCTATCTGTACGAAAAAATGGCTGAAGACCGCGTGCGCTGCAGCCTCTGCAGCCACCGCTGCATTGTCAAGCCGGGTGAATGCGGCCTGTGTCATGTGCGCGAAAACCGCGACGGGGTCCTGCACACAAAGGTTTACGGCAGGCTGATTGCCCGGCATGTGGATCCCATCGAGAAAAAGCCTCTGTATCATCTTTATCCCGGCAGCCAGTCTTACTCCGTGGCCACGGTTGGGTGCAATTTCCGATGCCGGTTCTGCCAGAACGCGGACATCGCCCAGATGCCTTATGAACAGGACGGCCGCATTCTGGGTGAAACCGTGACGCCCGATGCGGTTGTCCGGGCGGCACTGGCGGCAAACTGCCGGACGATCGCCTACACCTATACCGAACCCACCGTTTTTTTCGAATTTGCCTATGAAACCGCAAAACTGGCGCATGACAAGGGCCTTGCAAACGTATT from Deltaproteobacteria bacterium encodes the following:
- a CDS encoding XRE family transcriptional regulator, which encodes MGQNDRKPPINVDYFEDLTGEISMAGDTPVESVGDRISVLRQEKGLSLEELSKMTGFDVDFLEAIEKGGAQPQLGTSIKLSKALDSAFGRIVSGQGDRLYSVTRKNEKVKISRSTAKKGSQEVYTYMSLAPDVKGRHMEALIVELKENPDEEMSVHAGEEFIHVLQGVVNLKIGTDAFDLEPGDSVYYLSTTPHLIQAKKGEATILAVLYSQ
- a CDS encoding acyl-CoA dehydrogenase family protein; this translates as MEFTLSTDEEILRDSVRGFAENEIKPVACELDKQETFSYDTMQKMAELGLFGIFVSEAYGGQGMDYVSYIIATEEIARVDGSHAATVAAGNSLGIGPLYYFGSEEQKKKYLPKLCRGETLWGFGLTEPNAGSDAANSSTTAVLDGDEWVINGSKIFITNASTDISAGVTVLCKTGTREDGKPELSCILVETGTPGYTARVMHDKMMWRASNTSELFFEDCRVPRKNLLGTRGHGFHQMMQTLDGGRLSIGAMGLGGAQGCFDLALKYSNEREQFGRPIANFQANAFKLADMAVELECARLLLYKACWLRDNDMAFSKEAAMAKLYCSELMYRCANHAVQIHGGYGLMREYDVERFYRDQKLLDIGEGTSEVQRIVISRHIGARCL
- a CDS encoding ATP-dependent RecD-like DNA helicase, coding for MDLTGQIERITYTSEETGYTVARVKVFGQRDLVTVVGSMISPTPGEILKMTGEWTRHPSYGEQFKVTSYKTTVPATVYGIRKYLGSGLIKGLGPKMADRIVRKFGKDTLDVIEHQAERLAGVDGIGKKRIAMIRKAWQDQKEIRDVMLFLQSHGVSSGYATKIFKHYGDRSISVVRENPFRLAMDIFGIGFVIADGIAEKMGFPKDSPQRAEAGILYVLHKLADEGHVYYPYEKLVRRCGDMLKVDRDVLVHALGVLASFEKIVVEDLLQTKGNRPRRNKAVYLAKYHLCETRIAEKLDRLMRVPRAVKPVDAGKALAWVQKKLSIRLARSQARAVGLALTAKVMVVTGGPGTGKTTIINALLKIVARCGVETLLAAPTGRAAKRMQETSGHPAKTIHRLLEFSMQNGGFQKNENNPLACDLLIIDEASMIDTILMHHLLKAVPDHAALILVGDVNQLPSVGAGNVLNDIIGAKAFPVITLSEIFRQARESKIITNAHAINNGVVPCLSPPGDDDRHSDFYFIEQEDPNRVLALILEMVSKRIPRRFGLDPLEDIQVLTPMHKGVVGAVNLNHTLQSALTPESMGLSRGNVTFRIGDKVMQIKNNYDKMVFNGDIGRIAAIYPVDQQAVIAFDGVAIPYDFSELDEIVLAYAISVHKSQGSEYPAVVMPVLTQHYLLLQRNLIYTAVTRGKSLVVLIGTRRAMGMGVGNDKVKKRYTHLKHRLCQQP
- a CDS encoding divergent polysaccharide deacetylase family protein yields the protein MNRRSFIWKGLLALGGFLSGYGGLGSVPAGAASLTGRCTGGRNRRSRMALIIDDIGQSRARARQFLDLDVVLTFSILPHLPYSDQLAREMHGIGYEVMLHQPMEPYSAACDPGPGALFVGDGSRRIARVMEGNIRTLPQAVGVNNHMGSRFTESAEDIGAALKIVKKNGLFFVDSCTTNHSKARAMARSFDIPALSRRVFLDNVREESAVLRELYRVKRHALRKGRVVAIGHPFPETARAIRRFAMDADNTDIRLVSVSGLMQSP
- a CDS encoding thioredoxin domain-containing protein; translated protein: MLEKYPDNVRVVVKMFPLSSHKFSRQAATAALAADKQGKFPEFHALLFKNFRSLNEEKLKEIATELNLDLIKFEADRKSPEIAALISRDLNNGRTADVRGTPTVFLNGKRVKNRGMQSLQQMIEAEIRKAHQ
- a CDS encoding DsbA family protein, with amino-acid sequence MKFKTAPCFCLIIMTALLLTANGHAAALDIEATTLKQFDLQQPPLDVDTSPDGKLMFILTPGQVLVYSNMGNEPVNRITVGSHFDSLTFAEDLDLLILSSKDDQRVKMVRIDLVSEISTEGSPVIGNPDAPVTLAVFDDYQ
- a CDS encoding methyltransferase domain-containing protein, which produces MGYVFDFNDAVAYDRWVNNPRTHKTARLENRLMTDMLKPIKGETLLDIGCGTGASLHPFLELGLSVTGIDPSPYMLDVSARNYGDRVDLYRGIAEDLPFEDNSFNHASLVTTLEFVDDPLKALEEACRVAKDRIFVGVLNRYAFKGVQRRLQGIFSHTIYNRARFFSVWEVKQMFRDLLGRDIPVSWRTVSQLPATTGEAAMKFETSGIVQRFPFGAFAGIVVTLVPRFKTRPLIVRHHAKSGAAT